A region of Thermodesulfobacteriota bacterium DNA encodes the following proteins:
- a CDS encoding cytochrome c, which translates to MRAKVLALLMAFSFVATASVVLAAEKRCSAGGKKVVCPTRTQQELEKAAEKFEKEAMDMMNGAAGTTYGITGFDYLTGIGKRASKGKAGKATLKSGDSGYGRSTGKTELWDRAKKPAEGEAIYNQWTNNWSPAFKETLVQGASPNEGKQWYYMYCIACHGWLLEGDGPNAIMLDPYPRDLTAGKKYMNKKTNVDLFTVIKGGGAAVDLSEAMPAWGNLLQDQDIWNVIAWIRANADRKAPKTLQEYLNPKSSYKPAANAVTPLNASKDEAFMEAQELIEEGGMVAGRGGGLKGGGFVEGGLRKRPEDTKVQGY; encoded by the coding sequence ATGAGGGCTAAGGTTTTGGCGTTACTGATGGCCTTTAGCTTTGTTGCCACGGCTTCCGTGGTCCTTGCTGCGGAGAAGAGGTGTTCGGCGGGCGGAAAGAAGGTTGTCTGCCCGACCCGTACGCAGCAGGAGCTGGAAAAGGCCGCGGAAAAGTTCGAGAAAGAGGCCATGGACATGATGAACGGCGCTGCCGGCACCACTTACGGCATAACCGGCTTCGACTACCTTACGGGTATCGGCAAGAGGGCGTCCAAGGGCAAGGCCGGCAAGGCCACGCTTAAGTCGGGCGACAGCGGCTACGGCAGATCCACGGGTAAGACCGAGCTCTGGGACAGGGCAAAGAAGCCTGCTGAGGGCGAGGCCATCTACAACCAGTGGACCAACAACTGGTCTCCGGCCTTTAAGGAGACCCTCGTGCAGGGCGCAAGCCCCAACGAGGGCAAACAGTGGTACTACATGTACTGCATAGCTTGCCACGGCTGGCTGCTTGAGGGAGACGGGCCTAACGCGATAATGCTCGACCCGTACCCGAGGGACCTGACCGCCGGCAAGAAGTACATGAACAAGAAAACCAACGTAGATCTCTTTACGGTCATAAAGGGCGGCGGCGCGGCCGTCGACCTCTCGGAGGCCATGCCGGCGTGGGGCAACCTGCTCCAGGACCAGGACATATGGAACGTCATAGCCTGGATAAGGGCCAACGCCGACCGTAAGGCGCCGAAGACCCTGCAGGAGTACCTTAACCCGAAGTCGAGCTACAAGCCCGCTGCTAACGCTGTAACTCCGCTCAACGCGTCCAAGGACGAGGCGTTCATGGAAGCGCAGGAGCTTATAGAGGAAGGCGGTATGGTAGCGGGCCGTGGTGGAGGTCTTAAGGGTGGCGGCTTCGTTGAAGGTGGACTCCGCAAGCGTCCGGAGGATACCAAAGTACAGGGTTACTAA
- a CDS encoding cytochrome c: MDKKFIYAAALLVFSFTVVISGYSAALADVKENYRFYCSQCHGLEGKGDGPNATKSQPVSPRNHTDPKEMGKLTDEDIINVITGGGKATSKSTMMPPFGKTLTEKEIAELKDHLRGLCKCKGP, translated from the coding sequence ATGGATAAAAAGTTTATATACGCGGCAGCCTTGCTGGTTTTTTCCTTTACGGTGGTCATTTCGGGCTACTCCGCCGCGCTGGCCGACGTAAAAGAGAACTACAGGTTCTACTGTTCCCAGTGCCACGGCCTTGAGGGCAAGGGGGACGGTCCGAACGCCACCAAGAGCCAGCCCGTAAGCCCCAGGAACCACACCGACCCGAAAGAGATGGGCAAGCTGACCGACGAGGACATAATAAACGTCATAACCGGCGGCGGCAAGGCGACGAGCAAATCCACGATGATGCCGCCTTTCGGAAAGACGCTTACGGAAAAGGAGATAGCCGAACTCAAGGATCACCTGAGAGGACTTTGCAAGTGTAAGGGACCGTAA
- a CDS encoding c-type cytochrome, whose amino-acid sequence MTFKLSRLLSFSVLALFVGFAATANAGGGKAIFDAKKCGGCHQTKGPAKEKTIKDMLKKKGPELWYVGSKLQEEFLKGWLQDPKPIRPMAFYSLTKKNPGDHPKLSAKDAGEVTEYLMSLKSKDVKAGAIKPKKNIKGKLVFKKKQGCYGCHLSKKGKKITGGMTGPTLVGASKRLNPDWIYAYMTNPKVFKPVKDMPVYVGVLNDTDMKNVSEYVSNLP is encoded by the coding sequence ATGACTTTTAAGCTTTCACGGTTACTCTCTTTCTCTGTACTGGCGCTCTTTGTAGGCTTTGCCGCCACGGCTAACGCGGGTGGGGGCAAGGCGATATTCGACGCGAAGAAGTGCGGTGGCTGCCACCAGACCAAGGGCCCGGCCAAGGAAAAGACCATAAAGGACATGCTGAAGAAGAAGGGTCCGGAACTCTGGTACGTGGGCAGCAAGTTGCAGGAGGAGTTCTTGAAGGGCTGGCTCCAGGATCCAAAGCCCATAAGGCCCATGGCCTTCTACTCGCTCACCAAGAAGAACCCCGGAGACCACCCCAAGCTTTCGGCCAAGGACGCCGGCGAGGTTACCGAATACCTCATGAGCCTCAAGTCCAAGGACGTCAAGGCCGGGGCCATCAAGCCCAAGAAGAACATCAAGGGCAAGCTGGTCTTCAAGAAGAAGCAGGGGTGCTACGGCTGCCATCTGAGCAAGAAGGGGAAGAAGATAACCGGCGGGATGACCGGCCCGACCCTTGTCGGCGCAAGCAAGAGGCTCAACCCCGACTGGATATACGCCTACATGACGAACCCCAAGGTCTTCAAGCCGGTCAAGGACATGCCCGTATACGTAGGGGTGCTGAACGATACGGACATGAAGAATGTCTCCGAATACGTGAGCAACCTTCCGTAG
- a CDS encoding SMP-30/gluconolactonase/LRE family protein, which produces MRNLPLITLFILTFAVPSFAGSGVELHPAPSPRSFPVAVAEDPSGNVWFLEARANKLVRFQPSISVFKEFEIPTSSSVPIDLAIGPDGRIWFVEQDANQIGSFDPKTGEFEEVEIPTPKSQAYKIAIDGHGRVWFTEFMANKIGMLDPKTSKIKEFSIPTKQSQPVGIVALDSGEVWFVESQANKIARLEPETGKITEITISPPFAIPGELVADGDGYLWFGARNSHKIVRFDLEKGVKGAKGSFKEFDMPGKRVPEGLAIDRKGMLWYCDSLGGRIGRFDTKSKSFLEIDLPKASGKPVDIAAGGSGLVWFTEVAKHNLGMVDTAKLISGGGGKAGLSIKLAPSEQALLSGK; this is translated from the coding sequence ATGAGAAACCTTCCGCTAATTACGCTATTCATACTGACATTCGCGGTCCCTTCCTTCGCGGGCTCCGGCGTGGAGTTGCATCCGGCCCCAAGCCCCCGCTCCTTCCCGGTTGCCGTGGCGGAGGACCCATCGGGCAACGTCTGGTTCCTGGAGGCCAGGGCCAACAAGCTCGTGCGCTTCCAGCCTTCAATTTCGGTCTTCAAAGAGTTCGAAATTCCCACATCCTCGAGCGTGCCGATAGACCTGGCCATAGGTCCGGACGGCAGGATCTGGTTCGTCGAGCAGGACGCGAACCAGATAGGCTCTTTTGACCCGAAAACGGGCGAGTTCGAGGAGGTCGAGATACCCACACCCAAATCCCAGGCCTATAAGATAGCAATCGACGGACATGGCAGGGTCTGGTTTACCGAGTTCATGGCGAATAAGATAGGCATGCTCGACCCCAAGACCTCTAAAATAAAGGAATTTTCCATCCCCACCAAGCAGAGCCAGCCCGTAGGGATCGTGGCCCTGGACTCGGGGGAGGTCTGGTTCGTGGAGTCGCAGGCGAATAAGATTGCGCGCCTGGAGCCGGAAACCGGGAAGATAACCGAGATTACCATCTCGCCGCCCTTTGCCATACCAGGGGAGCTCGTGGCCGACGGAGACGGCTACCTGTGGTTCGGGGCAAGGAATAGCCATAAGATAGTCCGCTTTGACCTGGAGAAAGGGGTTAAGGGGGCGAAGGGGAGTTTTAAGGAGTTCGATATGCCCGGGAAAAGGGTCCCCGAAGGGTTGGCAATCGACCGGAAGGGAATGCTCTGGTACTGTGATTCGCTGGGGGGGAGGATAGGGAGGTTCGACACGAAGAGCAAGAGCTTTCTTGAGATAGACCTTCCCAAGGCCTCGGGAAAGCCCGTGGACATAGCCGCGGGCGGGTCGGGGCTCGTCTGGTTTACGGAGGTCGCCAAGCATAATCTCGGGATGGTCGATACCGCAAAGCTCATTTCGGGCGGCGGCGGGAAGGCCGGGCTCTCGATCAAGCTGGCCCCTTCGGAACAGGCGCTTTTGAGCGGGAAGTAG
- a CDS encoding cytochrome c, with amino-acid sequence MGRMGIKEIMEIKEIKFLHVCAVVTVLTGVFFGLPVLAEENPVDMSEKDAKAVSRGVWGGDMQSGAGNFQGNCVPCHGFEGKGDGPLAESFEVKPRNLTDKSIIGKRTDEFLFNLIKKGGKSAGLSENMPDWGTSFSDTEIQNLVTYIRKDLCKCEFKGGN; translated from the coding sequence ATGGGAAGAATGGGAATAAAGGAAATAATGGAAATAAAGGAAATAAAGTTCTTGCATGTGTGCGCGGTCGTAACCGTCCTTACAGGCGTCTTTTTCGGCCTCCCCGTCCTTGCGGAGGAAAACCCCGTGGATATGAGTGAGAAGGACGCCAAGGCCGTAAGCCGGGGTGTCTGGGGGGGTGACATGCAGTCCGGGGCCGGCAACTTCCAGGGAAACTGCGTACCCTGCCACGGCTTCGAGGGAAAGGGCGACGGCCCGCTTGCCGAGAGTTTCGAGGTAAAACCCCGCAACCTTACGGACAAGTCCATTATCGGGAAACGCACCGACGAGTTCCTCTTCAACCTCATAAAGAAAGGCGGCAAGTCCGCCGGCCTTTCGGAGAACATGCCGGACTGGGGCACCTCTTTCAGCGATACCGAGATACAGAATCTCGTAACATACATAAGGAAAGATCTGTGCAAGTGCGAGTTCAAGGGGGGTAACTGA
- a CDS encoding cytochrome b N-terminal domain-containing protein has translation MAGLTDWLEERTGFKSWRARKRDLPIPNHVNFFYCFGGISLTLILLQLLSGFFMMFFYVARPENAFESVIYMTNEVPLGSFTRSLHRWVATLLMATLLTHLFSVFYNKAFRKPRELNWLSGVMMLLVVTLFLITGTILPWDWRGYWTLVIWTDYIGTWPIIGEALKGPILEAFTVGRSYAIHVWLLPFITIVVLAFHFRMVKRHGISGPL, from the coding sequence ATGGCGGGACTGACGGACTGGCTTGAGGAAAGAACCGGCTTTAAGAGTTGGAGGGCGAGGAAGAGGGACCTTCCCATCCCGAACCACGTTAACTTCTTTTACTGCTTCGGAGGCATCTCCCTTACGCTGATACTCCTGCAGCTCCTGAGCGGCTTCTTCATGATGTTCTTCTACGTGGCGAGGCCGGAGAACGCGTTCGAGAGCGTAATCTATATGACCAACGAGGTGCCGCTCGGTTCGTTCACGAGGAGCCTGCACCGCTGGGTGGCCACGCTGCTCATGGCCACTCTCCTGACACACCTCTTCTCGGTATTCTACAACAAGGCATTCAGAAAGCCCAGGGAGCTCAACTGGCTCTCCGGGGTGATGATGCTCCTCGTCGTGACGCTCTTCCTCATCACCGGTACCATCCTCCCCTGGGACTGGAGGGGCTACTGGACGCTCGTTATCTGGACCGACTACATAGGGACCTGGCCCATTATCGGGGAGGCCCTGAAGGGCCCCATACTCGAGGCGTTTACCGTAGGCAGGAGCTACGCCATACACGTGTGGCTGCTTCCGTTTATAACTATCGTAGTGCTGGCCTTCCACTTCAGGATGGTGAAGCGCCACGGCATATCAGGCCCGCTTTAA
- a CDS encoding beta-propeller fold lactonase family protein, which translates to MSAAIALVVFAGAPDATFAAKKDARDWHVTEKSPNDAPLKDDQLLYNAGGLDGAVAVIGVPSMRTYRHIPVGVDLHENLFSAPTNAGGSNLKPDGRYMYVNDKGSNTIGVINLQLGTLERLIGLPFPFGVHHISMSQDGKFLYGTGEYTGKMAKIEIATGKAQIIDWGPAPSAPDYLDVSKPGRKEMVFSGNYYHSTVGVFSTNPFKLIKEIPVGKNPHGTNVSPTGRYVQVADKLSATVTIIDVDKLAVKKVIPAGAGPLHNVFRSDGRYSYTSCFVADAVVKIDLEKLAVADEFPIHYRIGHIAISADDTKVFALNKFSTGLWSPTGIRWPVNHEMLDVDEKSPTYGRTLRIIPVDGEPHNAKVIFASKIKQWDMGQAVNLIKKPITEVHPSHRSSAKVTILPRDKGKPGIVEKGGVKEVHVKAFSYGYVPRQIRVNKGDKVRIIVTNIDKAAGITKNPDVQMGFTIYGPYGLRTNLTANRGMSIMSEFVADYAGEYEIFCQHFCGPLHLEMRATFFVDGPKGQANLVTGDYEEAQQHRELVEPGVITAPARVERF; encoded by the coding sequence TTGTCAGCAGCCATAGCGCTCGTGGTTTTCGCGGGTGCGCCCGATGCAACCTTTGCCGCAAAGAAGGATGCGAGGGACTGGCACGTTACCGAAAAGAGCCCCAACGATGCTCCGCTGAAGGACGACCAGCTTCTCTATAACGCTGGCGGCCTCGACGGCGCGGTGGCTGTAATCGGTGTCCCAAGCATGAGGACCTACCGTCATATACCGGTGGGTGTGGACCTTCACGAGAACCTGTTCAGCGCTCCGACCAACGCCGGCGGTTCGAACCTCAAGCCCGACGGCAGGTATATGTACGTCAACGACAAGGGCTCCAACACCATCGGCGTCATCAACCTGCAGCTCGGAACGCTCGAGAGGTTGATAGGCCTGCCGTTCCCGTTCGGGGTACATCACATATCGATGTCCCAGGACGGCAAGTTCCTCTACGGCACCGGCGAGTATACCGGTAAGATGGCCAAGATCGAGATAGCGACCGGCAAGGCCCAGATCATCGACTGGGGCCCGGCGCCCAGCGCCCCGGACTACCTCGACGTCAGCAAGCCCGGCAGGAAGGAGATGGTATTCTCAGGCAACTACTACCACTCCACAGTGGGTGTCTTCTCCACCAACCCCTTCAAGCTCATAAAGGAAATACCGGTTGGTAAGAACCCCCACGGCACGAACGTCTCTCCGACCGGAAGGTACGTACAGGTCGCCGACAAGCTCTCCGCGACGGTAACCATAATCGACGTGGACAAGCTGGCGGTTAAGAAGGTCATACCGGCGGGCGCCGGTCCGCTCCACAACGTCTTCAGGAGCGATGGCAGGTATTCCTACACGAGTTGCTTCGTCGCGGACGCCGTCGTCAAGATAGACCTCGAGAAGCTCGCGGTGGCCGACGAGTTCCCGATTCACTACAGGATCGGGCACATCGCCATAAGCGCCGACGACACCAAGGTCTTTGCCCTGAACAAGTTCTCCACAGGGCTGTGGAGCCCCACGGGCATCCGTTGGCCCGTGAACCACGAGATGCTGGACGTGGACGAGAAGAGCCCGACCTACGGCAGGACGCTCAGGATAATACCTGTCGACGGCGAGCCCCACAACGCCAAGGTCATCTTCGCCAGCAAGATCAAGCAGTGGGACATGGGGCAGGCGGTCAACTTGATAAAGAAGCCCATCACCGAGGTCCATCCGTCCCACCGCAGTAGCGCGAAGGTCACCATACTTCCCAGGGACAAGGGGAAGCCCGGTATAGTCGAGAAGGGCGGCGTGAAGGAAGTCCACGTCAAGGCCTTCAGCTACGGCTACGTACCCAGGCAGATAAGGGTCAACAAGGGCGACAAGGTGAGGATAATCGTCACCAACATCGACAAGGCCGCGGGTATCACCAAGAACCCGGACGTACAGATGGGCTTCACCATCTACGGTCCGTATGGCCTGAGGACGAACCTCACGGCCAACAGGGGCATGTCGATCATGAGCGAGTTCGTCGCGGACTATGCCGGCGAGTACGAGATATTCTGCCAGCACTTCTGCGGCCCGCTGCATCTGGAGATGAGGGCTACGTTCTTCGTGGACGGTCCCAAGGGCCAGGCCAACCTGGTAACCGGTGACTACGAGGAAGCCCAGCAGCATAGAGAACTGGTTGAACCAGGGGTGATCACGGCTCCGGCCCGCGTAGAGCGGTTCTAA
- a CDS encoding Rne/Rng family ribonuclease, with product MDKEIIINSNPLEIRAAIVEDGRLVEFYVERGKDRGLTGNVYKGKVMRVLPGMQAAFVEVGLDRTAFLHAKDVREAPDDLDYGEKGGSSSSRSRIQDLLKEGQEMVGQVAKEPMGTKGARLTSYVSLPGRHLVLMPTYDRVGVSRRIGDEKERRRLRDIVASLRPPGVGFIIRTVCEGVRKEDIKADMEFLLRLWRGIQKKAAKQSAPALIYEELDLTLRMVRDVFSHDVKRLVIDSVDEYTKAVEFIEEVMPSLRKRVELYKDSEPIFDAHGIELEIEAALDKKVWLRSGGHLVIDQMEALTAIDVNTGKYVGKKNSEETILKTNLEAVAEVVYHLRLRNIGGIIVIDFIDMARTANRMKVYNALKDGLKADKARTNILKISELGIAEMTRKRVRESLAQGLCEPCPYCDGNGLVKDKDTLVAEIYRDLLRDLPQRKRKVLVYANPVISERLGAPGGVVEKLEKKFKKRIVVKPVELFHQEEYEVV from the coding sequence ATGGACAAAGAGATAATCATAAATTCGAACCCCCTTGAGATAAGGGCCGCCATAGTCGAGGATGGCAGGCTGGTGGAGTTCTACGTCGAGAGGGGCAAGGACCGGGGGCTCACCGGGAACGTCTACAAGGGCAAGGTCATGAGGGTGCTTCCGGGCATGCAGGCCGCCTTCGTGGAAGTGGGCCTCGACAGGACGGCCTTCCTGCACGCAAAGGACGTCCGGGAGGCCCCGGACGACCTGGACTACGGGGAGAAAGGGGGCTCTTCGTCTTCGCGTTCCCGCATCCAGGACCTCCTGAAGGAGGGCCAGGAGATGGTGGGTCAGGTGGCCAAGGAGCCCATGGGGACCAAGGGGGCGAGGCTCACCTCATACGTGTCGCTTCCGGGGCGGCATCTGGTCTTGATGCCCACCTATGACCGGGTCGGGGTCTCGCGCAGGATCGGGGACGAGAAGGAGCGGAGGCGCCTGAGGGATATCGTCGCGTCCTTGAGGCCCCCCGGCGTCGGCTTCATTATAAGGACGGTCTGCGAGGGGGTCAGGAAGGAAGACATAAAGGCGGACATGGAGTTCCTCCTGAGGCTCTGGCGGGGGATACAGAAGAAGGCCGCGAAGCAGTCCGCCCCGGCCCTCATCTACGAAGAGCTCGACCTGACCCTCCGGATGGTGAGGGACGTCTTCTCCCATGACGTAAAGAGGCTCGTTATAGACTCCGTGGACGAGTACACCAAGGCGGTGGAGTTCATCGAAGAGGTTATGCCGTCGCTCAGGAAGAGGGTGGAGCTATATAAGGATAGTGAGCCGATATTCGACGCCCACGGCATAGAGCTGGAGATAGAGGCCGCACTCGATAAGAAGGTCTGGCTCCGCTCTGGCGGCCATCTGGTGATAGACCAGATGGAGGCGCTTACGGCCATCGACGTGAATACCGGCAAGTACGTGGGCAAGAAGAACTCCGAGGAGACCATTTTGAAGACCAACCTCGAGGCGGTGGCCGAGGTGGTCTACCACTTAAGGCTCAGGAACATAGGCGGCATAATCGTCATAGACTTTATAGACATGGCCAGGACTGCCAACCGCATGAAGGTCTATAACGCCCTGAAGGACGGGCTTAAGGCGGACAAGGCCAGGACCAACATATTGAAGATATCGGAGCTCGGCATAGCGGAGATGACCAGGAAGAGGGTCAGGGAGAGCCTCGCCCAGGGCCTTTGCGAGCCGTGCCCCTACTGCGACGGGAACGGGCTTGTGAAGGACAAGGATACGCTCGTGGCCGAGATATACCGGGATCTCCTAAGGGACCTCCCGCAGAGGAAGAGGAAGGTCCTTGTCTACGCGAACCCCGTCATTTCCGAGCGTTTGGGGGCCCCCGGCGGGGTGGTGGAGAAGCTCGAGAAGAAGTTCAAAAAAAGGATCGTGGTAAAGCCCGTGGAGCTCTTCCACCAGGAGGAATACGAGGTGGTCTGA
- a CDS encoding TIGR03960 family B12-binding radical SAM protein: MTTHNIKEYLPLVRRPSRYIGGEINSVRKDPAEVSLRFAMAFPDTYEVGMSHLGIQILYQVLNSHEDIACERVFAPWKDMEALLREKGLPLVTLESGTPLGEFDILGFSLQYELSYTNVLNMLELGGIPLKAGERGEADPIVIGGGPCVFNPEPVAEFFDCFLLGDGEEAVTEISEAVIEGRKNGASREEILKTLSGVSGVYVPSFFEAAYNDDSTVREVKPLFPDYSRVGKRMAPDLEALPLPVRPVVPFPRTIHDRLSVEVSRGCTRGCRFCQAGMITRPMRERSPESIVRLITESLKNTGYEEVSLLSLSTGDYSCIEGLLCSIMDRLEKERVAVSLPSLRVGTLGTALASEIKKVRKTGFTLAPEAGSERLRKLINKGIDEADLIRSAEEVFSLGWRAMKLYFMMGLPTETEEDLAGIVRLSKEVKDAGRRARGGRGEGGGRRRGGAPEVNVSAATFIPKPFTPFQWEPQLPLKTSVERLQFLKRESRKRGLGFKWHDARMSTLEGVFSRGDRRLGAVIEKAFRAGCRFDGWSEEFDWEAWNEAFSAVGVEMAFYTERRRADDEVFPWDHLDPGVTKEFLLEERERSLSVEETPDCRVGPCTDCGVCDHKLIKNRLFADGPDRGDGEGKWKKRLAVEERSRVRLSFSKTGEMRFLGHLELVKAVSRAGRRAGLPVCYSRGFHPLPKIAFSPPLPVGVESADEYMDIELSVPLSVEAVAERFNAALPEGIKISGGRHISLQLPSLSAIMRAQNFLIFLKNGPAGLDIEPKRLDGILRDFLDMDSVVLHLDREKKRKEVDIRPLVGEISHVGDLTISLGLGIENGVSVKPHEVVAHILNLPAEKASLIPILKTRTVF, encoded by the coding sequence ATGACCACTCATAACATAAAAGAGTATCTCCCGCTCGTGAGGAGACCCAGCCGCTACATAGGCGGGGAGATCAACTCCGTAAGGAAGGACCCCGCGGAGGTAAGCCTCCGGTTCGCCATGGCCTTCCCGGACACCTACGAGGTGGGGATGAGCCATCTGGGCATACAGATACTCTACCAGGTACTGAACTCTCACGAGGACATAGCCTGCGAGAGGGTCTTTGCCCCGTGGAAGGACATGGAGGCGCTCTTGAGGGAGAAGGGGCTGCCGCTCGTGACCCTCGAGTCCGGCACGCCGCTGGGGGAGTTCGACATACTGGGCTTCTCCCTCCAGTACGAGCTCTCCTACACCAACGTCTTGAACATGCTCGAGCTCGGCGGCATACCGCTTAAGGCAGGCGAGAGGGGAGAGGCCGACCCGATCGTCATAGGCGGCGGGCCGTGCGTCTTCAACCCCGAGCCCGTGGCCGAGTTCTTCGACTGCTTCCTCCTCGGCGACGGAGAGGAGGCGGTAACCGAAATATCCGAGGCCGTCATCGAGGGCAGAAAGAACGGGGCGTCGAGGGAAGAAATATTAAAGACCCTCTCCGGGGTGAGTGGCGTGTACGTACCGTCGTTCTTCGAGGCCGCATATAATGATGACTCGACCGTAAGGGAGGTTAAGCCGCTCTTCCCTGACTATTCCAGGGTCGGGAAGAGGATGGCCCCGGACCTCGAGGCGCTGCCGTTGCCAGTAAGGCCGGTCGTACCCTTCCCCCGGACCATACACGACAGGCTGAGTGTCGAGGTCTCCAGGGGATGCACCAGGGGGTGCCGCTTCTGCCAGGCAGGCATGATTACAAGGCCCATGAGGGAGAGGAGCCCGGAAAGCATCGTAAGGCTCATAACCGAATCGCTTAAGAATACCGGTTACGAAGAGGTCTCGCTCCTCTCTCTCAGCACGGGCGACTACTCGTGCATAGAGGGGCTTCTGTGCTCGATCATGGACCGGCTCGAAAAGGAGAGGGTGGCGGTGTCCCTGCCGTCGCTCAGGGTAGGTACTCTCGGCACGGCCCTGGCCTCGGAGATAAAGAAGGTCAGGAAGACCGGCTTTACGCTCGCCCCGGAGGCCGGGAGCGAGAGGCTCCGGAAACTTATAAACAAGGGTATCGACGAGGCGGACTTGATCCGCAGCGCCGAAGAGGTTTTCTCTCTCGGCTGGCGGGCGATGAAGCTCTACTTCATGATGGGCCTTCCCACGGAGACCGAGGAGGATCTCGCCGGGATCGTACGCCTCTCAAAGGAGGTAAAGGACGCGGGCCGCAGGGCCCGGGGTGGCCGGGGTGAGGGAGGGGGAAGGAGGAGGGGAGGGGCGCCTGAGGTGAACGTGAGTGCGGCGACCTTCATCCCGAAACCCTTTACACCGTTCCAGTGGGAGCCGCAGCTTCCGCTCAAGACGTCGGTCGAGCGGCTCCAGTTTCTAAAGAGGGAGTCGAGGAAGCGCGGGCTCGGCTTTAAGTGGCACGACGCGAGGATGAGTACTCTCGAAGGGGTCTTCTCAAGGGGGGACAGGCGGCTGGGGGCGGTTATAGAAAAGGCTTTCAGGGCCGGTTGCAGGTTCGACGGCTGGAGCGAGGAGTTCGACTGGGAGGCCTGGAATGAAGCTTTTTCCGCCGTGGGGGTCGAGATGGCCTTCTATACCGAAAGGCGGCGGGCCGACGACGAGGTCTTCCCCTGGGACCACCTCGACCCGGGTGTGACCAAGGAGTTCCTCCTGGAGGAGAGGGAGAGGTCCCTTTCCGTTGAGGAGACCCCGGACTGCAGGGTCGGGCCGTGCACGGACTGCGGGGTATGCGACCATAAGCTCATAAAGAACAGGCTCTTTGCCGACGGGCCGGACCGGGGGGATGGGGAGGGGAAGTGGAAAAAAAGGCTGGCCGTGGAGGAACGTTCGAGGGTCAGGCTATCATTTTCGAAGACCGGGGAGATGAGGTTCCTCGGCCACCTGGAGCTTGTAAAGGCCGTCTCGAGGGCCGGAAGGAGGGCTGGGCTTCCGGTCTGCTATTCACGGGGGTTCCACCCTCTTCCGAAGATAGCCTTCTCCCCGCCGCTGCCCGTGGGCGTGGAAAGCGCCGACGAGTACATGGATATCGAACTCAGCGTCCCCTTGTCGGTCGAGGCCGTGGCGGAGCGGTTTAACGCCGCCCTGCCCGAAGGGATAAAGATTTCCGGGGGGAGGCATATTTCCTTGCAACTCCCCTCCCTATCTGCTATTATGAGAGCGCAAAACTTCCTTATATTTCTGAAAAACGGCCCGGCGGGCTTGGACATAGAGCCGAAAAGACTTGATGGGATTTTGAGGGATTTTCTGGATATGGATTCCGTAGTACTGCACCTCGATAGGGAGAAAAAGCGAAAGGAAGTCGATATAAGGCCCCTTGTGGGAGAGATTTCCCATGTGGGGGACCTTACCATCTCCCTTGGACTCGGGATCGAAAACGGGGTAAGCGTAAAGCCCCACGAGGTCGTAGCGCATATCCTTAACCTTCCGGCCGAAAAGGCCTCCCTCATTCCCATCCTCAAGACCAGGACCGTTTTTTAA